A genomic stretch from Candidatus Brocadiia bacterium includes:
- a CDS encoding acetate--CoA ligase family protein: MLDALFKPKSIAVIGASNRPLTIGYRITQNLKDVGYKGPIYPVNPKDPAINGLTAYPSILQVPGDVDLAHIVVKNTMVPAVIEDCGKKSVKAVIINTAGFKEIGPDGIALEKQAVEIAKKYNVRIFGPNCQGVMNSDPANPVYANFTFTKLLPGYISVLAQSGGVGEVINQRLYQLGIGIRMYASNGNAADISIPEILEYWGKDEQTRVIIVHIESLPNPKEFIRVAREVGKRKAILGIKTGRTEMGARAVASHTGSLMKADTAIEAVFDKCGIVSFQNQDDICQAAIGFALQPLPKGRNVGIITNTGGPAIIATDECIDGGLNIPDLDEATRSHLKASLFPEASVNNPVDVLATAGPKEWATAIESLMKAPNIDSILVNFVTPFFVDCEGVAKEMARIAKTAVKPILNVVMTDKTQWANTINILKEAGIPAYDLPETASKVLVTMTKYAELRQTSQSTPEPFKDTDSKAVQQIIKSVQSPKAGAPKSVESVAEFLSSGEALGIIHTYKIPEAKYVICDKAEDAINSADYVGYPLALKVDSADVVHKTEQKGVVLNITSKDQLAVHLKDFEKRFKGGRYLMQEYLTGGREVIIGAKQVEGLGHLVMFGLGGIFVEVLKDVAFRLAPLSKDEALRMVRSIKGYKILEGARGQAGVNIDKLVEIIQRTSQLVTDNPQIKELDLNPVMLYPQADRCKVVDVRVRV; encoded by the coding sequence ATGTTAGACGCGTTATTCAAGCCTAAATCCATCGCCGTCATCGGCGCATCGAACCGGCCCCTGACCATCGGCTACCGCATCACCCAGAACCTCAAGGACGTCGGCTACAAGGGCCCGATATACCCGGTCAACCCCAAGGACCCGGCCATCAACGGGCTGACCGCCTACCCGTCCATCCTGCAGGTCCCGGGCGACGTTGACCTGGCCCACATCGTGGTCAAGAACACCATGGTCCCGGCCGTCATCGAGGACTGCGGCAAGAAAAGCGTCAAGGCCGTCATCATCAACACCGCCGGCTTCAAGGAAATCGGGCCGGACGGCATCGCCCTGGAAAAGCAGGCGGTCGAAATAGCCAAAAAATATAACGTCCGCATCTTCGGGCCCAACTGCCAGGGCGTCATGAACTCCGACCCGGCCAACCCGGTCTATGCCAACTTCACCTTCACCAAATTATTGCCCGGCTATATCTCCGTCCTGGCCCAGTCCGGCGGCGTGGGCGAGGTCATCAACCAGCGCCTCTACCAGCTCGGCATCGGCATCCGGATGTACGCCTCCAACGGCAACGCCGCCGATATATCCATCCCGGAAATCCTGGAATACTGGGGCAAGGACGAACAAACCCGGGTCATCATCGTCCATATCGAAAGCCTGCCCAATCCCAAGGAGTTCATCCGGGTGGCCAGGGAAGTCGGCAAGCGCAAGGCTATTTTGGGAATCAAGACCGGCCGGACCGAGATGGGCGCCCGGGCCGTGGCCTCGCACACCGGCTCGTTGATGAAGGCCGACACGGCCATCGAAGCCGTCTTCGACAAATGCGGTATCGTCTCGTTCCAGAACCAGGACGACATCTGCCAGGCGGCCATCGGATTCGCGCTCCAGCCACTGCCCAAAGGCCGTAACGTCGGCATCATCACCAACACCGGCGGCCCGGCCATCATCGCCACCGACGAATGCATCGACGGCGGTTTGAATATACCCGACCTGGACGAAGCTACCCGAAGCCATCTCAAGGCCAGCCTCTTCCCCGAAGCCAGCGTCAATAACCCGGTCGACGTCCTGGCCACGGCCGGGCCCAAGGAATGGGCAACGGCCATCGAGTCCCTGATGAAGGCGCCCAATATAGATTCCATCCTGGTCAACTTCGTCACGCCATTCTTCGTCGACTGCGAAGGCGTGGCTAAGGAAATGGCCCGCATCGCCAAGACGGCAGTCAAGCCCATACTCAACGTGGTTATGACCGACAAAACCCAATGGGCTAATACCATCAACATACTCAAAGAAGCCGGCATCCCGGCCTATGACCTGCCCGAGACGGCCTCCAAGGTGCTGGTGACAATGACCAAATACGCCGAACTCAGGCAGACCAGCCAATCCACACCGGAGCCGTTCAAGGACACCGACTCTAAGGCCGTCCAGCAAATAATAAAATCCGTGCAATCGCCGAAGGCGGGTGCACCCAAATCTGTGGAATCTGTGGCTGAATTCTTATCTTCCGGCGAGGCCCTGGGCATCATCCACACCTACAAAATCCCCGAAGCCAAATACGTCATCTGTGACAAGGCTGAAGACGCCATCAACTCGGCCGATTACGTCGGCTACCCGCTGGCGCTCAAGGTAGACTCAGCCGATGTGGTCCACAAGACCGAGCAGAAAGGCGTGGTCCTCAATATTACTTCCAAAGACCAACTGGCCGTCCATCTCAAGGACTTTGAGAAACGGTTCAAGGGCGGCCGGTACCTGATGCAGGAATACCTGACCGGCGGGCGCGAGGTCATCATCGGGGCCAAGCAGGTCGAAGGCCTGGGGCATCTGGTGATGTTCGGGCTGGGCGGCATATTCGTCGAGGTGCTCAAGGACGTGGCATTCAGGCTGGCGCCGCTGAGCAAGGACGAAGCGCTCCGGATGGTAAGGTCCATCAAAGGGTATAAGATACTCGAAGGCGCGCGCGGCCAGGCCGGCGTCAACATCGATAAGCTGGTCGAGATAATCCAGCGCACAAGCCAGCTGGTTACGGACAATCCGCAGATAAAGGAACTTGACCTCAACCCGGTAATGCTCTATCCCCAAGCCGACCGTTGCAAGGTAGTCGATGTGCGAGTCAGAGTATAA
- a CDS encoding transposase, protein MPRIARIVATGFPYHIIQRSNRRQKIFFAKQTRKKYLELLKEYSQKWFGSILAYCLMTNHVHLLIKPLQSESLSKIMQGVSLCYTQFSNKRYKKTGRLWESRYYSSVIDEEPYLWAVARYIEQNPVRAGLVKHPEDYPYSSARAHITGAKNDILTEPLFDEADLLEYVKFVKEPADDKELKSIRNATRGGHPLGDEGFVNKIGELLGVDFKKIVSAKADK, encoded by the coding sequence ATGCCTAGAATCGCCAGGATTGTTGCAACAGGTTTTCCTTACCATATCATCCAGCGCAGTAACCGCCGTCAAAAGATATTCTTCGCCAAGCAGACCAGGAAGAAATACCTCGAGTTGCTTAAAGAATACTCGCAAAAGTGGTTCGGCTCTATCCTGGCATATTGCCTGATGACCAACCACGTGCATCTACTGATAAAGCCGCTTCAGTCTGAATCGTTATCCAAGATAATGCAGGGTGTTAGCTTGTGCTATACCCAATTCTCCAACAAAAGATATAAAAAGACTGGACGCCTTTGGGAAAGCAGGTATTATTCCAGCGTTATAGACGAAGAGCCGTATTTATGGGCGGTGGCCAGGTATATCGAGCAGAATCCGGTCCGGGCCGGATTGGTTAAACACCCGGAAGATTACCCGTATTCCAGCGCCCGGGCGCACATAACCGGCGCCAAGAACGATATTCTGACCGAGCCGTTATTTGACGAAGCAGACCTTCTTGAATATGTGAAATTCGTTAAAGAGCCGGCTGATGATAAAGAGCTGAAAAGTATCAGGAATGCAACCCGGGGCGGGCATCCGTTGGGGGATGAAGGATTCGTAAACAAGATAGGAGAGCTTTTAGGTGTCGATTTTAAGAAAATTGTGTCAGCAAAAGCAGACAAATAG
- a CDS encoding protein kinase yields the protein MPEITFGKYVVEKKLGQGGMGTVYLAVDTVLKRQVALKVISSDDQEMLERFQMESQAIARLKHSNIIQVYDAGTVGKQHYFAMDYIEGTSLDSMIKPGVDYKQAARIIMQMALALDYAHSQNIVHRDIKPANILIDKSGRAYLTDFGIAKQITGLDKKLTLTGTTIGTPDYMSPEQAMGRKEQINGSSDIFSLGATLYHVIAGKTPFGGQETYEIFHKIINDEPARPSTLVRNIPHDLETICLKCLNKEQHRRYETAQLLADDLNRFLEGQPILARRLGTVTRIWMVAKKNKVASLGIASAGIIAVALLVTWLIYSYENIRVQQEKEHAQQQARQATDYARTLADALLTDLSSAHEEALERRQSGESMEMLAKIPKRIATSAVYKKAEADVANNAQVHYSFGRLYRIIGNNIEALKEQRTALKLDPNHGPALYETGILSYQLYRQMLVYLRDKWRKDERERRLNAPSNEAAAPWTEPDDTKLENTASRALKAESLRAFESALKNLEAYSLPYTATEGIIAFIRNELDKAVIKFRVVIDKDKLFDDAVIFLADIYKMRSELKDASNLLTSAIQSDRGNVTLYAKRAELLKSISYISTLNVSQDKSTTSINQADELNRIIQLQPDNYEALVQLGKFYTEIGSENMKSGLDPSNRFKDADQLFDKAVKIAPDSLPAYMERVVMNFYYGDYCWGVWYMKNQGLDPTPYYQKAISDIDKVLSLDPNNLDALEWKAMVSMNFGHYVKCQSKIAIEEYMYGVDAMTKAIKIDPNDYRFWFRRAGQWSAIGLHKFENKMDPSEEYKKSAEDFQQTLKLNNNSPTVFSGYASLFGCIGTWKMSRNEDTLANFQFALEYTEKALNLVPDSSTYYQHLGMARTNVAISLANRGEYTDAIKYVRDAVIAWRKALELNPSMKEDINGRLDNCNKMMENMYKAIEEEKKNQQQPPPLRK from the coding sequence ATGCCTGAGATAACCTTCGGCAAATACGTGGTTGAAAAGAAGCTGGGCCAGGGCGGCATGGGCACAGTCTACCTGGCGGTTGACACGGTGCTGAAGCGCCAGGTGGCGCTCAAGGTCATTTCCTCTGACGACCAGGAGATGCTCGAACGGTTCCAGATGGAATCGCAGGCCATCGCCCGGCTGAAACATTCCAATATCATCCAGGTCTACGATGCCGGCACGGTCGGTAAGCAGCATTATTTCGCCATGGATTACATCGAGGGCACTTCCCTGGACTCGATGATTAAGCCGGGAGTTGATTACAAGCAGGCGGCCAGGATTATCATGCAGATGGCTCTGGCGCTGGATTACGCGCACAGCCAGAACATCGTTCACCGCGACATCAAGCCGGCCAACATACTGATTGATAAATCGGGCCGGGCATACCTGACCGATTTCGGAATCGCCAAGCAGATTACCGGATTGGACAAGAAGCTGACGCTGACCGGTACGACCATCGGCACGCCGGATTATATGTCGCCGGAGCAGGCCATGGGCCGAAAGGAACAAATCAACGGCAGTTCGGACATCTTTTCGCTGGGCGCGACGCTTTACCACGTCATCGCCGGCAAGACTCCGTTCGGTGGGCAGGAAACCTACGAAATTTTCCATAAGATAATCAACGACGAACCGGCCCGGCCGAGCACGCTGGTCCGGAACATCCCGCACGACCTGGAGACCATCTGCCTCAAGTGCCTCAATAAGGAACAGCACCGGCGTTACGAGACGGCCCAGCTTCTGGCCGACGACCTGAACCGGTTCTTGGAAGGCCAGCCGATATTGGCCCGGCGGCTGGGCACGGTGACACGGATTTGGATGGTGGCCAAGAAGAACAAGGTCGCCTCCCTCGGTATCGCCAGCGCCGGCATTATCGCCGTGGCGCTGCTGGTTACCTGGCTGATTTATTCCTACGAAAACATCCGGGTTCAGCAGGAGAAGGAGCACGCCCAGCAACAGGCCCGGCAGGCCACCGATTACGCCCGGACGCTGGCCGACGCACTGCTGACCGACCTGAGTAGCGCGCACGAAGAGGCGTTGGAGCGGCGCCAGTCGGGCGAGAGCATGGAGATGCTGGCCAAGATACCCAAGCGCATTGCCACCTCGGCCGTCTACAAGAAGGCCGAAGCCGACGTGGCCAACAACGCCCAGGTGCATTATTCATTCGGCCGGCTCTACCGCATCATCGGCAATAATATCGAGGCTCTGAAGGAACAGCGGACGGCGCTGAAGCTCGACCCCAACCACGGGCCGGCCCTGTACGAGACCGGCATCCTCAGTTACCAGCTTTACCGCCAGATGCTGGTGTATCTGCGCGACAAATGGCGCAAGGACGAGCGTGAACGCCGTCTCAACGCGCCCAGCAACGAAGCGGCCGCGCCCTGGACCGAACCAGATGATACCAAGCTGGAAAATACGGCCTCAAGGGCGCTCAAGGCCGAATCGCTTCGGGCATTCGAGTCGGCACTCAAGAACCTGGAGGCCTATTCATTGCCTTATACCGCAACCGAGGGCATCATCGCCTTCATCCGCAACGAGCTGGATAAAGCCGTCATTAAATTCCGTGTGGTCATCGACAAGGACAAGCTCTTCGACGATGCCGTCATCTTCCTGGCCGACATTTACAAGATGCGGAGTGAGCTTAAGGATGCGTCCAACCTGCTTACCTCGGCCATCCAGTCGGACCGGGGTAATGTTACCCTTTACGCCAAGCGGGCCGAACTGCTGAAATCTATTTCTTATATATCCACCTTGAATGTGTCCCAAGACAAGAGCACCACCAGCATCAACCAGGCCGACGAACTCAACCGCATCATCCAGCTCCAGCCGGACAATTACGAGGCGCTGGTCCAGCTGGGCAAGTTCTACACCGAAATCGGCTCGGAGAATATGAAAAGCGGCTTGGACCCGTCCAACCGTTTTAAGGACGCCGACCAGCTTTTCGACAAGGCCGTCAAGATAGCGCCGGACAGCCTGCCGGCCTATATGGAGCGGGTGGTTATGAACTTTTATTACGGCGATTATTGCTGGGGCGTCTGGTATATGAAAAACCAGGGGCTGGACCCGACGCCTTATTACCAAAAGGCCATAAGTGATATCGATAAAGTTCTGTCGCTTGATCCCAACAACCTGGACGCGCTGGAATGGAAAGCAATGGTTTCGATGAACTTCGGCCATTACGTCAAATGCCAGTCTAAAATCGCCATCGAAGAGTATATGTACGGGGTGGACGCCATGACCAAGGCCATCAAAATTGACCCGAACGATTACCGGTTCTGGTTCCGCCGGGCCGGGCAGTGGTCGGCCATCGGACTGCATAAGTTCGAGAACAAGATGGACCCGTCCGAGGAATACAAGAAATCAGCCGAGGACTTCCAGCAGACGCTTAAGCTCAATAACAACAGCCCGACAGTTTTCAGCGGCTACGCCAGCCTGTTCGGCTGTATCGGCACCTGGAAAATGTCCAGGAACGAAGATACCCTGGCCAATTTCCAATTCGCCCTGGAATACACCGAAAAAGCCCTTAACCTGGTTCCCGATAGTTCGACCTACTACCAGCACCTGGGCATGGCCAGGACCAACGTGGCCATATCCTTGGCGAACCGGGGCGAATACACCGATGCCATCAAGTACGTGCGTGACGCCGTCATAGCCTGGCGCAAGGCGCTGGAGTTAAACCCATCAATGAAAGAAGACATCAACGGACGGCTCGACAACTGCAATAAGATGATGGAAAATATGTATAAGGCCATCGAGGAAGAAAAGAAGAATCAGCAACAACCGCCGCCGCTACGGAAATAG
- a CDS encoding methionine synthase, producing MKFNFLPTGIGSLPHSDAAKASELILKYLKDIPFWPQLPRRSYLENMGAQFAEGLPNVVIDQPGKKMFVETADIENGLADFYQHFLDNDIEYFAISPDRAAGFHTMYELLKASDRSRMKFIKGQVTGPITFGAMLTDKAGTALMHHPTLADALNKCLVMKARWQMNKFKQLGLKSIIFLDEPFLMGYGSAYVPLSKETVIERITELADAIHQDDGLVGIHCCGNTDWSVIMSTPVDILNFDGLGFMNELMLYGDDLKRFLTRGGAIAWGMVPTTELDNPIKADEIISKLESGLKMLSKKGISRELIRAQSLVTPACGLGALAEVDEAEKRLQLLIEVASKYA from the coding sequence TACTCAAGTACCTCAAGGATATCCCTTTCTGGCCGCAATTGCCGCGCCGGAGCTATCTGGAGAACATGGGCGCCCAGTTCGCCGAAGGTCTGCCCAACGTGGTCATCGACCAGCCGGGCAAGAAGATGTTTGTCGAGACGGCTGACATCGAAAACGGGCTGGCGGATTTTTACCAGCATTTTCTGGACAACGACATCGAATATTTTGCCATCAGCCCTGACCGGGCGGCCGGATTCCATACCATGTATGAATTGTTAAAGGCGTCGGACCGGAGCCGGATGAAGTTTATCAAAGGCCAGGTTACCGGGCCGATTACTTTCGGGGCGATGCTGACCGACAAGGCCGGTACGGCCCTGATGCACCATCCGACGCTGGCCGACGCGCTCAACAAGTGTCTGGTCATGAAGGCGCGCTGGCAGATGAATAAATTCAAACAACTGGGGCTTAAGTCAATCATCTTCCTGGACGAACCGTTCCTAATGGGTTACGGTTCGGCCTACGTGCCGTTGTCCAAGGAAACGGTCATCGAACGGATTACCGAACTGGCCGATGCCATCCATCAGGATGACGGCCTGGTGGGCATTCATTGCTGCGGCAATACCGACTGGTCGGTGATAATGTCCACGCCGGTGGATATCCTCAACTTTGACGGGTTGGGTTTTATGAACGAGCTGATGCTTTACGGCGACGACTTGAAGCGGTTCCTGACCCGTGGCGGCGCCATCGCCTGGGGTATGGTGCCTACGACCGAGCTGGATAATCCGATTAAGGCTGATGAAATCATATCGAAACTGGAATCAGGCTTGAAAATGCTGTCCAAAAAAGGAATCAGCCGTGAGCTCATTCGGGCCCAATCGTTGGTGACTCCGGCCTGCGGTCTGGGCGCGCTGGCCGAGGTTGACGAAGCTGAAAAGCGCCTGCAACTCTTAATCGAGGTAGCTTCCAAATATGCCTGA